Proteins encoded within one genomic window of Triticum aestivum cultivar Chinese Spring chromosome 2D, IWGSC CS RefSeq v2.1, whole genome shotgun sequence:
- the LOC123049052 gene encoding LOW QUALITY PROTEIN: protein PELPK1 (The sequence of the model RefSeq protein was modified relative to this genomic sequence to represent the inferred CDS: substituted 1 base at 1 genomic stop codon), giving the protein MDSKKTTVPTLAFVVALLLSCTGMISAARYLEEKAPQEEHLPSPTAPEVSKMPELPHPVVDEVPKIPEMPYPTIPKMPELPHPTVPELPKPEVPKMPEASHPTTMEQPKPEIPHTVVPEMPKTPEVPHLTMPEVSKMPELPHPIVSEVRKMPEVPKIPXVPRPTMPEVPKMPELPHPNVPEVPKMPKVPHPTTPEVPHHVVPEMPHLIVPEVPKIPEVSHLLAPEAPKTELEHPPTPEVPKMPEIPEIPHPAIDEMPKIPEVPHIDVLEVSKPEVPHPAAPEGPKGKSHYPKTEAKP; this is encoded by the coding sequence ATGGATTCCAAGAAGACCACCGTGCCCACACTTGCCTTCGTCGTGGCGCTGCTGCTCTCATGCACTGGCATGATCAGCGCGGCACGGTACCTTGAAGAGAAGGCGCCACAGGAGGAGCACCTGCCGAGTCCTACGGCGCCTGAGGTGTCGAAGATGCCTGAACTGCCACATCCAGTTGTGGATGAGGTGCCGAAGATTCCAGAAATGCCGTACCCCACCATTCCAAAGATGCCAGAGCTGCCGCACCCTACTGTTCCAGAGCTACCAAAGCCTGAGGTGCCAAAGATGCCTGAAGCGTCGCACCCCACCACAATGGAGCAACCGAAGCCTGAAATCCCACATACCGTTGTTCCTGAGATGCCAAAGACGCCTGAAGTGCCACACCTTACCATGCCGGAGGTATCGAAGATGCCCGAACTGCCACACCCAATTGTATCAGAGGTGCGGAAGATGCCCGAAGTGCCAAAGATACCTTAGGTGCCACGCCCTACCATGCCAGAGGTGCCAAAGATGCCCGAACTACCACACCCAAACGTACCAGAGGTGCCCAAGATGCCCAAAGTGCCACACCCTACAACGCCGGAAGTGCCACACCATGTTGTACCAGAAATGCCCCATCTGATTGTACCGGAGGTGCCAAAGATACCTGAAGTCTCGCACCTTCTTGCGCCTGAGGCACCTAAGACCGAGCTAGAACACCCTCCTACGCCAGAGGTGCCAAAGATGCCAGAGATACCAGAGATACCACACCCTGCAATAGATGAGATGCCAAAGATTCCTGAAGTACCTCACATCGACGTACTAGAGGTGTCTAAGCCTGAAGTCCCACACCCAGCTGCACCAGAGGGGCCAAAGGGCAAATCACACTACCCGAAGACGGAGGCTAAACCATGA
- the LOC123049053 gene encoding uncharacterized protein: MSMDPHVVLLLTLILLLGTGDGSLAVGTPSAIIRRTCAAVGRTGPGVGYDSCMDALSGDPAAAAAKDARELAVVATKLTVANVTSTVLVLDDLVCNLGECLRSYRDMNETLEGALGDLAAGRLKAASDKLQHVSFAPSDCDILLFEGSAEKNPMSEENNDAVWLSRLAYVIASL; encoded by the coding sequence ATGTCGATGGATCCTCATGTAGTTCTACTTCTCACCCTCATCCTCCTCCTGGGTACCGGAGACGGCAGCCTCGCCGTCGGCACTCCGTCCGCGATCATCAGAAGGACATGCGCGGCTGTCGGCCGAACCGGCCCGGGAGTGGGTTACGACTCCTGCATGGACGCGCTCTCGGGCGACCCGGCCGCCGCGGCCGCCAAGGACGCAcgggagctcgccgtcgtcgccaCCAAACTCACAGTGGCCAACGTCACGTCGACGGTGCTCGTCCTCGACGACCTCGTCTGTAACCTCGGGGAGTGCCTCCGCTCCTACAGGGACATGAACGAGACCCTGGAGGGCGCGCTCGGTGACCTAGCTGCTGGGCGCCTCAAAGCGGCGTCCGACAAACTGCAGCATGTCTCCTTCGCGCCCAGCGACTGCGACATCCTCTTGTTCGAGGGGAGCGCGGAGAAGAACCCGATGAGCGAGGAGAACAACGACGCCGTGTGGCTGTCCCGACTGGCGTATGTGATTGCTAGCTTGTAG